One window from the genome of Paracoccus zhejiangensis encodes:
- a CDS encoding cytochrome ubiquinol oxidase subunit I — protein sequence MEFGVVELSRLQFAMTALFHFLFVPLTIGLSILVAIMETVYVMTDRPIWRQMTKFWGMLFGINFAIGVATGITMEFQFGMNWSYYSHYVGDVFGAPLAIEGLMAFFMEATFVGLWFFGWDKLSKQAHLLVGWLVAIATNFSALWILIANGWMQNPVGAEFNPMTMRMELTSFYEVMFNSVAQAKFVHTVSAGYVTASMFVLGVSAWYLLKGRHVDLARRSIAVAASFGLASALSVVVLGDESGYDTGLNQKMKMAAIEAMWHTEPAPASFTLFGIPDKEARETKWAIHIPYVMGLIGTRSFNEVIPGIEDLESEARQRVRSGLIAYETLMTIREDREATDPAVIQRFEQHSENLGYAFLLRRYLDDPLQANDEQIAQAAEDTIPPVFPLFWAFRIMVGCGMALIAIMGFFFYRSSFSGGRHPRWALRLAVLAIPLPWIAVEMGWIVAEVGRQPWTVDGILPTAMSVSNLSVTEVLMTLIAFAVFYSVLAVVEMGLMLKYIRKGPHEDVELTETWMDAHRARLSPAE from the coding sequence ATGGAGTTTGGTGTTGTCGAACTGTCGCGACTTCAATTCGCGATGACTGCGCTATTTCATTTCCTGTTCGTGCCGCTGACCATCGGCCTGTCGATTCTCGTCGCCATCATGGAGACGGTCTATGTGATGACCGATCGCCCGATCTGGCGGCAGATGACCAAGTTCTGGGGCATGCTGTTCGGCATCAACTTCGCCATCGGCGTCGCCACCGGCATCACCATGGAATTCCAGTTCGGCATGAACTGGTCCTATTACTCGCATTACGTTGGCGATGTGTTCGGCGCGCCGCTGGCCATCGAGGGGCTGATGGCCTTCTTCATGGAGGCGACCTTCGTCGGCCTCTGGTTCTTCGGCTGGGACAAGCTGTCGAAACAGGCGCACCTGCTGGTCGGCTGGCTGGTCGCCATCGCCACCAATTTCTCGGCGCTGTGGATCCTGATCGCCAATGGCTGGATGCAGAACCCGGTCGGCGCCGAGTTCAACCCGATGACCATGCGGATGGAGTTGACCAGCTTCTACGAGGTCATGTTCAACAGCGTGGCGCAGGCGAAGTTCGTCCATACCGTCAGCGCCGGCTATGTCACGGCCTCGATGTTTGTCCTCGGTGTCTCGGCCTGGTACCTGCTGAAGGGCCGGCATGTCGATCTGGCGCGGCGCTCCATCGCGGTGGCGGCCAGCTTTGGCCTCGCCTCGGCGCTGTCGGTGGTCGTGCTGGGCGACGAATCTGGCTACGATACCGGGCTGAACCAGAAGATGAAGATGGCCGCGATCGAGGCCATGTGGCACACCGAGCCGGCCCCGGCCTCCTTCACCCTGTTCGGCATTCCCGACAAGGAAGCGCGCGAGACGAAATGGGCGATCCACATCCCCTATGTCATGGGGCTGATCGGCACCCGGTCCTTCAACGAGGTCATCCCCGGCATCGAGGACCTTGAATCCGAGGCGCGCCAGCGCGTGCGCTCGGGCCTGATCGCCTACGAGACGCTGATGACCATCCGCGAGGACCGCGAGGCGACCGACCCGGCGGTGATCCAGCGATTCGAGCAGCATTCCGAGAACCTCGGCTATGCCTTCCTCTTGCGTCGCTATCTCGACGATCCTTTGCAGGCCAACGACGAGCAGATCGCGCAGGCGGCCGAGGATACCATTCCCCCGGTCTTCCCGCTGTTCTGGGCCTTCCGCATCATGGTCGGCTGCGGCATGGCGCTGATCGCGATCATGGGCTTCTTCTTCTACCGCTCGTCCTTCAGCGGCGGACGGCACCCGCGATGGGCGCTGCGGCTTGCGGTGCTGGCCATCCCGCTGCCATGGATCGCGGTCGAGATGGGCTGGATCGTGGCCGAGGTCGGCCGCCAGCCATGGACCGTGGACGGCATCCTGCCCACGGCCATGTCGGTCAGCAATCTTTCGGTGACCGAGGTTCTGATGACGCTGATCGCCTTTGCCGTCTTCTACTCGGTGCTGGCCGTGGTCGAGATGGGATTGATGCTGAAATACATCCGCAAGGGTCCGCATGAGGATGTGGAGCTGACCGAAACCTGGATGGACGCGCATCGCGCCCGCCTGAGCCCGGCGGAGTAA
- a CDS encoding CDGSH iron-sulfur domain-containing protein yields MPPASSDSIIVTFDGKRCIHARRCVLALPGVFRAGVEGQWIFPDSAPAEEIARVIGACPSGALTYQRKDGGLEEQAPGVNTLRPWEDGPNELRGDVRIAGQEPRMRAVLCRCGQSQRMPFCDNSHLKAEFRATSDIPSKDGKPLEAFDGPLEVTPTKDGPNMIAGNLQIIAGSGRKVTTVRKAFLCRCGQSKNKPFCDGSHKAAGFKADGAD; encoded by the coding sequence ATGCCCCCCGCCTCCTCCGACAGCATCATCGTGACCTTTGACGGCAAGCGCTGCATCCACGCGCGGCGCTGCGTGTTGGCCCTGCCGGGCGTGTTCCGCGCCGGGGTCGAGGGCCAGTGGATCTTTCCCGATAGCGCCCCCGCCGAGGAGATCGCCCGGGTCATCGGCGCCTGCCCCTCGGGGGCGCTGACCTATCAGCGCAAGGATGGCGGACTCGAGGAACAGGCGCCGGGGGTCAACACCCTGCGCCCCTGGGAGGATGGTCCCAACGAGTTGCGCGGCGATGTCCGCATTGCCGGGCAGGAGCCGCGGATGCGGGCGGTGCTGTGCCGCTGCGGCCAGTCGCAGCGGATGCCCTTCTGCGACAACAGCCATCTGAAGGCCGAGTTTCGCGCCACCTCCGACATTCCCTCGAAAGACGGCAAGCCGCTCGAGGCCTTCGACGGCCCGCTGGAGGTCACGCCCACCAAGGATGGCCCGAACATGATCGCCGGCAACCTGCAGATCATCGCCGGCAGCGGACGGAAGGTGACGACCGTGCGCAAGGCCTTTCTCTGCCGCTGCGGCCAGTCTAAGAACAAGCCCTTCTGTGACGGCAGCCACAAGGCAGCCGGGTTCAAGGCGGACGGGGCAGACTGA
- a CDS encoding GNAT family N-acetyltransferase — translation MSDFQIRREESESRGRYVTVVDGVEAELTFSKAGTGMIIADHTGVPREIGGRGVGLALAEAMIADARAAGIKVMPLCPFVNAQFKRHPDWSDLLP, via the coding sequence ATGAGCGATTTCCAGATCCGGCGCGAGGAAAGCGAGAGCCGCGGCCGCTATGTCACCGTGGTCGACGGGGTCGAGGCCGAACTGACCTTCTCCAAGGCCGGCACCGGCATGATCATCGCCGACCATACCGGCGTTCCGCGCGAGATCGGCGGGCGCGGGGTCGGGCTGGCGCTGGCCGAGGCGATGATCGCCGATGCCCGCGCGGCCGGCATCAAGGTGATGCCGCTCTGTCCCTTCGTGAACGCGCAGTTCAAGCGCCACCCGGACTGGTCGGACCTTCTACCCTGA
- a CDS encoding TfoX/Sxy family DNA transformation protein: MDSDLTTIQSIGPATAALLIEAGVPDAATLRAMGAHEAYRALLIAGNKPHFIWYYVMHMALQGRPWNDCRGEEKAGLRRQFDDLVAEVRGVPLSGIEAELRALGLLAPRG, encoded by the coding sequence ATGGACAGCGATCTGACCACGATCCAGAGCATCGGGCCGGCGACAGCCGCCCTGCTGATCGAGGCCGGGGTGCCGGATGCGGCGACCCTCAGGGCGATGGGGGCGCATGAGGCCTATCGGGCGCTGCTGATCGCCGGGAACAAGCCGCATTTCATCTGGTACTACGTCATGCACATGGCACTGCAGGGCCGGCCCTGGAACGATTGCCGGGGCGAGGAAAAGGCCGGGCTGCGGCGGCAGTTCGACGATCTGGTCGCCGAGGTCAGGGGCGTGCCGTTGTCGGGGATCGAGGCCGAGTTGAGGGCGCTGGGTCTTCTCGCGCCACGGGGCTGA
- the miaB gene encoding tRNA (N6-isopentenyl adenosine(37)-C2)-methylthiotransferase MiaB encodes MTDPTAAPKKLFIKTYGCQMNVYDSQRMAEAMGAEGYELTEDQSQADMVLLNTCHIREKAAEKLYSDLGRLKPLKAEKPDLKIGVAGCVAQAEGEEITRRMPLVDLVVGPQAYHRLPAMVRGEAPKIVTDFPEEDKFDHLPQRRATRRAPAAFLTVQEGCDKFCAFCVVPYTRGAEVSRPVERILREARDLVSRGVREITLLGQNVNGWHGAGEDGRDWGFGRLIRAIGEIEGLDRIRYTTSHPNDMADDLIDAHRDVPQLMPYLHLPVQSGSDRILKAMNRKHTADHYMRLIDRIRAARPDIMLTSDFIVGFPGETDQDHADTLRLVAAVSFGTAFSFKYSPRPGTPAYDRPEVDGAVADARLQELQALLSRQQKAAQEGMIGRTLGVLFEKPGRIAGQMIGKSDYLHSVFVEAPEAQVGDLVQVRIIESAPNSLHGELAA; translated from the coding sequence ATGACCGATCCGACCGCAGCCCCGAAAAAGCTGTTCATCAAGACCTATGGCTGCCAGATGAATGTCTATGACAGCCAGCGCATGGCCGAGGCCATGGGCGCGGAAGGCTATGAGCTGACCGAGGATCAGTCGCAGGCCGATATGGTGCTGCTGAACACCTGCCATATCCGGGAAAAGGCGGCCGAGAAGCTCTATTCCGACCTTGGCCGGCTGAAGCCGCTGAAGGCCGAGAAGCCCGATCTGAAGATCGGCGTCGCCGGCTGCGTGGCGCAGGCCGAGGGCGAGGAAATCACCCGGCGGATGCCGCTGGTCGATCTGGTCGTCGGGCCGCAGGCCTATCACCGCTTGCCGGCGATGGTCCGGGGCGAGGCGCCGAAGATCGTCACCGACTTCCCGGAAGAGGACAAGTTCGACCACCTGCCCCAGCGCCGCGCCACCCGCCGCGCCCCCGCCGCCTTCCTGACCGTGCAGGAGGGCTGCGACAAGTTCTGCGCCTTCTGCGTCGTCCCCTATACTCGCGGCGCCGAGGTCAGCCGTCCGGTCGAGCGTATCCTGCGCGAGGCCCGCGACCTTGTTTCGCGCGGCGTGCGCGAGATCACCCTGTTGGGCCAGAACGTCAACGGCTGGCATGGCGCGGGTGAAGACGGGCGCGACTGGGGCTTTGGCCGGCTGATCCGCGCCATTGGCGAGATCGAGGGGCTGGACCGCATCCGCTATACCACCAGCCACCCCAATGACATGGCCGATGACCTGATCGATGCGCATCGCGATGTGCCGCAGCTGATGCCCTACCTGCATCTGCCGGTGCAGTCAGGGTCCGACCGCATCCTGAAGGCGATGAACCGCAAGCACACGGCCGATCACTACATGCGGCTGATCGACCGCATCCGTGCAGCGCGTCCCGACATCATGCTGACCAGCGACTTCATCGTCGGCTTCCCCGGCGAGACCGACCAGGACCATGCCGACACGCTGCGCCTGGTCGCGGCGGTGAGTTTCGGCACCGCCTTCAGCTTCAAGTATTCCCCCCGCCCCGGCACCCCGGCCTATGACCGGCCCGAGGTCGATGGCGCCGTCGCAGATGCCCGGTTGCAGGAATTGCAGGCCCTGCTGTCGCGCCAGCAGAAGGCCGCGCAGGAAGGCATGATCGGCCGGACGCTTGGCGTGCTGTTCGAAAAGCCGGGCCGGATCGCCGGCCAGATGATCGGCAAGTCCGATTATCTGCATTCGGTTTTTGTCGAGGCGCCCGAGGCGCAGGTGGGCGATCTGGTGCAGGTGCGCATCATCGAAAGCGCGCCGAACTCGCTGCACGGCGAACTCGCCGCCTGA
- a CDS encoding cold-shock protein, giving the protein MANGTVKWFNATKGYGFIAPEGGKRDVFLHISAIERAGLSHPQDGQAVSFDIEAGRDGRESATNLKFI; this is encoded by the coding sequence ATGGCCAACGGCACCGTGAAATGGTTCAACGCCACCAAGGGTTACGGCTTCATCGCCCCCGAGGGCGGCAAGCGCGACGTGTTCCTGCACATCTCGGCGATCGAGCGCGCCGGTCTGTCGCACCCGCAAGACGGCCAGGCTGTCAGCTTCGACATCGAAGCCGGCCGCGACGGCCGCGAATCGGCGACCAACCTGAAGTTCATCTGA
- a CDS encoding universal stress protein, translated as MSYKSILTILSDEGQLLQLQAAEAMARQEDGHLEILCLGFDFSQPGYYFPGGTPYVFQESVDSAVEEAEALKEAVTVRLENTSGLRWCVRAAVAQTGGMTNLVGMRARYSDLTVMAQPYGKKASAGGEAVIEAAMFEGGCPVLVVPDAGLPAGGFKRILIAWNQSTEAMSAVRRALPLLRAAESVEIAIIDPGRSGVERSEPGAGLAQMLTRHGVKADVAVIARTTPTISDEINKRAMEIDANLIVMGAYGHSRFREAILGGATRNMLEKSRVPVLMAR; from the coding sequence ATGAGCTATAAAAGTATCCTGACCATCCTGTCCGATGAAGGGCAGTTGCTACAACTTCAGGCTGCCGAGGCGATGGCCCGGCAAGAGGACGGCCACCTGGAAATCCTCTGCCTCGGCTTCGATTTCAGCCAGCCCGGTTACTATTTCCCCGGCGGCACCCCCTATGTCTTCCAGGAATCGGTCGATTCGGCGGTCGAAGAGGCCGAGGCGCTGAAAGAGGCGGTCACCGTCCGGCTGGAAAACACATCGGGCCTGCGCTGGTGCGTCCGCGCCGCCGTCGCCCAGACCGGCGGCATGACCAACCTAGTGGGGATGCGCGCCCGCTATTCCGACCTGACGGTGATGGCCCAGCCCTATGGCAAGAAGGCCTCGGCCGGCGGCGAGGCCGTGATCGAGGCGGCGATGTTCGAGGGCGGCTGCCCGGTTCTGGTGGTGCCCGATGCCGGGCTGCCCGCCGGCGGCTTCAAGCGCATCCTGATCGCCTGGAACCAGTCGACCGAGGCGATGAGCGCGGTGCGCCGCGCCCTGCCCCTGCTGCGCGCCGCCGAATCGGTCGAGATCGCGATCATCGATCCGGGCCGCAGCGGGGTCGAACGCTCGGAGCCCGGCGCCGGACTGGCGCAGATGCTGACCCGGCACGGGGTCAAGGCCGATGTCGCTGTCATCGCCCGCACCACCCCCACCATCAGCGACGAGATCAACAAGCGCGCGATGGAGATCGACGCCAACCTGATCGTCATGGGCGCCTATGGCCATTCCCGCTTCCGCGAGGCGATCCTGGGCGGCGCGACGCGCAACATGCTGGAGAAATCCCGCGTGCCCGTTCTGATGGCCCGCTGA
- a CDS encoding cation diffusion facilitator family transporter, with protein sequence MGAGHSHGGHGHHGHSHPVPTGDRAILWAVIVNLALTAAQIVGGYVADSTALIADGVHNLSDAMALVLAFGARRLAQRPATPDFSFGWGRAEIVAAFVNFLALIAVSIWLAIEAFGRLTDPPEVAGGLVMGLASFALIVDLATAALVYRSAKESVNIRAAFLHNLADAGVSVAVIIGGALIWAFGWYLADPILTVLISVVILWHIAGEIGPIFRSLMLAAPPGIEPDEVLGALGQMQGAAGAHHLHLWQIDEKRNAASVHLIAETTEFHGLIRDAKSMLREKFSIHHTTIEIELPGSDCADEPGEDLAEDHDHDHDHDDDHGHDHGGHGHRH encoded by the coding sequence ATGGGGGCGGGTCACAGCCACGGCGGGCACGGCCATCACGGGCACAGCCATCCGGTTCCCACGGGTGACCGCGCGATCCTCTGGGCGGTGATCGTCAATCTGGCGCTGACGGCGGCGCAGATCGTCGGCGGCTATGTCGCCGATTCCACCGCGCTGATCGCCGACGGGGTGCATAACCTGTCGGACGCTATGGCGCTGGTTCTGGCCTTTGGCGCGCGCCGGCTGGCGCAGCGCCCGGCCACGCCGGATTTCAGCTTTGGCTGGGGCCGGGCCGAAATCGTCGCCGCCTTCGTGAACTTCCTCGCGCTGATCGCGGTGTCGATCTGGCTGGCGATCGAGGCCTTTGGCCGGCTGACCGATCCGCCCGAGGTGGCGGGCGGGCTGGTCATGGGGCTGGCGAGTTTCGCGCTGATCGTCGATCTGGCGACGGCGGCGCTGGTCTATCGCTCGGCCAAGGAAAGCGTGAACATCCGCGCGGCCTTCCTGCACAATCTGGCCGATGCCGGTGTCTCGGTCGCGGTCATCATCGGCGGGGCGCTGATCTGGGCCTTTGGCTGGTACCTGGCCGACCCGATCCTGACCGTGCTGATCTCGGTGGTGATCCTGTGGCACATCGCCGGCGAGATCGGCCCGATCTTCCGCAGCCTGATGCTGGCCGCGCCGCCGGGCATCGAGCCCGACGAGGTGCTGGGCGCGCTTGGCCAGATGCAAGGCGCTGCGGGCGCGCATCACCTGCACCTGTGGCAGATCGATGAAAAGCGCAACGCCGCCTCGGTCCATCTGATCGCCGAGACGACCGAGTTCCACGGGCTGATCCGTGACGCGAAGTCGATGCTGCGCGAGAAGTTCAGCATCCATCACACCACGATCGAGATCGAATTGCCGGGCAGTGACTGTGCCGACGAGCCGGGCGAGGATCTGGCCGAGGATCATGATCACGACCACGATCATGACGACGACCATGGCCATGACCACGGGGGTCACGGCCACCGGCATTAG
- the polA gene encoding DNA polymerase I: MSFGKGHHLHLIDGSAFIFRAYHALPPLTRKSDGLPIGAVAGFCNMLWKYVTDERGADAPTHAAVIFDHSAKTFRNEIYPEYKANRPELPEDLRPQFPLTREATKAFNIACIETEGYEADDIIAALSCQARDAGGSVTIISSDKDLMQLVGNGVGMLDPMKNQPIGPDEVFEKFGVGPDRVVDVQSLAGDAVDNVPGAPGIGIKTAALLIQEYGDLETLLERAGEIKQPKRRQTLIDHAEQIRISKRLVTLDCDTPLDFTLESLEVKEPDPQVLMGFLSEMEFRTLTNRVAERFKTEAPVISSAPVAPAADGAGVAPKGGPDFPAIDRASYTTISDAATLEQWIAEIREAGHVAIDTETTSLDEMQAELVGISLCVTAGKAGYIPLGHVAGEADLFGGGAKAEGQMDRDAVLKALKPVLEDDAILKILHNAKYDWKILARHGVRMAPLDDTMLLSYALHAGLHNHGMDELSQNYLNHAPQPIKDLIGSGKSQISFAQVPVDKATGYAAEDADVTLRLWQIFRPQLMPNAVTTAYERLERPMIPVLAGMEMAGIRIDPQHLSRMSGAFAQKMAQYEDEAQRLAGTKFNLGSPKQLGEILFDQMGLQGGAKGKSGAYSTSADVLEDLAAEGHDLPARVLDWRGVAKLKSTYTDALPTYVNPETGRVHTSYSITGAQTGRLASTEPNLQNIPIRTEEGRRIREAFIAETGNKLVSLDYSQIELRILAHVANIPALQQAFHEGIDIHAMTASQMFGVPVEGMDPMVRRQAKAINFGVIYGISGFGLSRNLRIPRAEAQAFIDTYFQRFPGIREYMDKTVADAKRDGFVRTLFGRRINTPNINANGPAAGGAKRAAINAPIQGAAADIIRRAMIRMPVAIADLPAKMLLQVHDELVFEVREDAVDDLIATARRVMEGAAEPAVKLDVPLVVDAGVGDNWAEAH; this comes from the coding sequence ATGAGCTTCGGCAAGGGCCACCACCTGCACCTGATTGACGGCTCGGCCTTCATCTTCCGCGCCTATCACGCGCTGCCGCCGCTGACCCGGAAATCCGACGGGCTGCCCATCGGCGCGGTGGCGGGCTTTTGCAACATGCTGTGGAAATATGTCACCGACGAGCGCGGGGCGGATGCGCCGACCCATGCGGCGGTGATCTTTGACCATTCGGCCAAGACCTTCCGCAACGAGATCTATCCCGAGTACAAGGCCAATCGCCCGGAACTGCCCGAGGACCTGCGCCCGCAATTCCCGCTGACCCGCGAGGCGACCAAGGCCTTCAACATCGCCTGCATAGAGACTGAGGGTTATGAGGCCGATGACATCATCGCCGCGCTCTCCTGTCAGGCGCGCGATGCCGGCGGCTCGGTCACCATCATCAGCTCGGACAAGGACCTGATGCAGCTGGTGGGCAATGGCGTCGGCATGCTGGACCCGATGAAGAACCAGCCGATCGGCCCCGACGAGGTGTTCGAGAAATTCGGCGTCGGTCCCGACCGGGTGGTCGATGTGCAGTCGCTGGCCGGGGATGCGGTCGACAACGTGCCGGGCGCGCCCGGCATCGGCATCAAGACCGCCGCCCTGCTGATCCAGGAATATGGCGATCTGGAAACGCTGCTGGAACGCGCCGGCGAGATCAAGCAGCCGAAGCGCCGGCAGACCCTGATCGACCATGCCGAACAGATCCGCATTTCCAAGCGGCTGGTAACGCTGGATTGCGACACGCCGCTGGATTTCACGCTCGAAAGCCTCGAGGTGAAGGAACCGGACCCGCAGGTGCTGATGGGCTTCCTGTCCGAGATGGAATTCCGCACCCTGACGAACCGCGTGGCCGAACGGTTCAAGACCGAGGCGCCGGTGATCAGCAGCGCCCCGGTGGCGCCAGCCGCCGATGGGGCAGGGGTCGCGCCCAAGGGCGGGCCGGATTTCCCGGCCATCGACCGGGCCAGCTACACGACCATCTCGGACGCCGCCACGCTGGAGCAATGGATCGCCGAAATCCGCGAGGCGGGCCATGTCGCCATTGATACCGAGACCACCAGCCTCGACGAGATGCAGGCCGAACTGGTCGGGATCTCGCTTTGCGTGACGGCGGGCAAGGCGGGCTATATCCCGCTTGGCCATGTCGCGGGAGAGGCCGACCTGTTCGGCGGTGGCGCGAAGGCCGAGGGGCAGATGGACCGCGATGCGGTGCTCAAGGCGCTGAAGCCGGTGCTGGAAGACGATGCGATCCTGAAGATCCTGCACAATGCCAAATATGACTGGAAGATCCTGGCCCGACACGGCGTCCGCATGGCGCCCCTGGATGACACCATGCTGCTCTCCTATGCCCTTCACGCGGGGCTGCACAATCACGGCATGGACGAGCTGTCGCAGAACTACCTGAACCATGCGCCGCAGCCGATCAAGGATCTGATCGGCTCGGGCAAGTCGCAGATCAGCTTTGCGCAAGTGCCGGTCGACAAGGCCACCGGCTATGCCGCCGAGGATGCCGACGTGACCCTGCGCCTGTGGCAGATCTTCCGCCCGCAGCTGATGCCCAATGCCGTGACCACCGCCTATGAGCGGCTGGAGCGCCCGATGATCCCGGTTCTGGCCGGGATGGAGATGGCGGGCATCCGCATCGATCCGCAGCACCTGTCGCGCATGTCGGGGGCCTTTGCCCAGAAGATGGCGCAATACGAGGACGAGGCGCAGCGGCTGGCGGGGACCAAGTTCAACCTTGGCAGTCCGAAGCAGCTGGGCGAAATTCTTTTTGATCAGATGGGCTTGCAGGGTGGAGCCAAGGGAAAATCGGGGGCCTATTCCACCAGCGCCGATGTGCTGGAGGATCTGGCGGCCGAGGGGCATGACCTGCCCGCGCGCGTGCTGGACTGGCGCGGGGTGGCCAAGCTGAAATCCACCTATACCGACGCGCTGCCGACCTATGTGAACCCGGAAACCGGGCGGGTTCATACCAGCTATTCCATCACCGGGGCGCAGACCGGGCGGCTGGCCTCGACCGAGCCGAACCTGCAGAACATCCCGATCCGCACCGAAGAGGGCCGCCGCATCCGCGAGGCTTTCATCGCCGAGACGGGCAACAAGCTGGTCAGCCTCGATTACAGCCAGATCGAACTGCGCATCCTCGCCCATGTCGCCAATATCCCGGCGCTGCAGCAGGCCTTTCACGAGGGCATCGACATTCACGCCATGACCGCAAGCCAGATGTTCGGCGTGCCGGTCGAGGGCATGGACCCGATGGTCCGCCGTCAGGCCAAGGCGATCAATTTCGGGGTGATCTACGGCATCTCGGGCTTTGGCCTGTCGCGCAACCTGCGTATCCCGCGGGCCGAGGCTCAGGCCTTCATCGACACCTATTTCCAGCGTTTCCCCGGCATCCGCGAATACATGGACAAGACCGTGGCCGATGCCAAGCGCGACGGTTTCGTGCGCACTCTGTTCGGGCGGCGGATCAACACACCCAACATCAACGCCAATGGCCCGGCGGCGGGCGGGGCCAAGCGCGCCGCGATCAACGCACCGATCCAGGGGGCGGCGGCCGATATCATCCGCCGCGCCATGATCCGCATGCCCGTGGCCATTGCCGATCTTCCGGCAAAGATGCTGCTGCAGGTCCATGACGAACTGGTCTTCGAGGTGCGCGAGGATGCCGTCGATGACCTGATCGCGACTGCCCGCCGGGTGATGGAGGGCGCGGCCGAACCGGCGGTGAAGCTCGACGTGCCGCTGGTCGTCGATGCGGGGGTGGGAGACAACTGGGCGGAGGCGCACTGA
- a CDS encoding zinc-finger domain-containing protein — protein MTASQGQDAPETVTVTRWKVACDGDEDLVGLGHPRVWLAIPRDTGWVECGYCDKRFVIDREHAHDDH, from the coding sequence ATGACCGCATCGCAAGGCCAGGACGCACCCGAGACCGTAACCGTCACCCGCTGGAAGGTCGCCTGCGATGGCGACGAGGATCTGGTCGGCCTCGGCCATCCCCGCGTCTGGCTGGCGATCCCGCGCGATACCGGCTGGGTCGAATGCGGCTATTGCGACAAGCGTTTCGTCATCGACCGCGAGCACGCGCACGACGACCACTGA
- a CDS encoding ABC transporter ATP-binding protein, translating into MPDGSGQNRARNAIEITGLRKTYAASGRQAPKEALKGLDLAIPAGSIFGLLGPNGAGKSTTINILAGLVNKTAGQVVIWGFDQDVNPRQSRAAIGVMPQELNIDPFFTPRASLEVQAGLYGVPKSERWTDELLELVGLTDQAESYTRNLSGGMKRRLLLAKALVHRPHVLVLDEPTAGVDIGLREMLWANVRKLNEAGMTIILTTHYLEEAEQMCDEIAIINHGSLIIRDRTEALLGRMDGKTLVIDAGGRVAVPALPQGARSEWREDGRLAISYPPSRIRADQLIDALRGAGVPIIDVVIEAPDLEDVFVDLTRG; encoded by the coding sequence ATGCCAGACGGATCGGGCCAGAACAGGGCGCGCAATGCCATCGAAATCACCGGGCTGCGCAAGACCTATGCGGCAAGCGGGCGTCAGGCGCCGAAAGAGGCGCTGAAGGGGCTGGACCTGGCGATTCCCGCGGGCAGCATCTTCGGGCTTCTGGGGCCGAACGGGGCCGGCAAGTCGACGACGATCAACATCCTCGCCGGGCTGGTGAACAAGACCGCCGGACAGGTGGTGATCTGGGGTTTCGATCAGGACGTGAACCCGCGCCAGTCGCGCGCCGCCATCGGCGTCATGCCGCAAGAGTTGAACATCGACCCGTTCTTTACCCCGCGCGCCAGCCTCGAGGTGCAGGCGGGGCTGTACGGTGTGCCGAAATCCGAACGCTGGACCGACGAGTTGCTGGAACTGGTCGGCCTGACCGATCAGGCCGAAAGCTATACCCGCAACCTCTCGGGCGGGATGAAGCGGCGGCTGCTGCTGGCCAAGGCGCTGGTCCACCGGCCGCATGTGCTGGTGCTGGACGAGCCGACGGCGGGGGTGGATATCGGGCTGCGCGAGATGCTCTGGGCCAATGTGCGCAAGCTGAACGAGGCGGGCATGACCATCATCCTGACCACGCATTATCTCGAAGAGGCCGAGCAGATGTGCGACGAGATCGCCATCATCAACCATGGCAGCCTGATCATCCGAGACCGCACCGAGGCGCTGCTGGGGCGCATGGATGGCAAGACGCTGGTGATCGATGCGGGCGGGCGCGTGGCGGTGCCAGCCCTGCCCCAAGGCGCGCGGTCGGAATGGCGGGAAGACGGACGGCTGGCGATCAGCTATCCGCCCTCGCGGATCCGGGCCGACCAGTTGATCGACGCACTGCGCGGTGCCGGGGTGCCGATCATCGACGTGGTGATCGAGGCGCCGGATCTGGAAGATGTCTTTGTCGATCTGACACGGGGGTGA